A stretch of Cucumis sativus cultivar 9930 chromosome 2, Cucumber_9930_V3, whole genome shotgun sequence DNA encodes these proteins:
- the LOC101217535 gene encoding BURP domain-containing protein BNM2A — protein sequence MQEGIFFNLTSIFYFLLVLGCLQQKNSYARMLQSEVGDKEMTETNKDPTLNVFFTPDDLKLGKTMPIFFPIKNFSEIPKQLPKEMAEKIPFSLANLSYLLQFFSISKDSPQAKAMKYTLTQCELEPMEGETKFCATSLESLYFSTHDFFGFDGSMKAVATVYPKNFKTELQKYTILEEPIKILAQRILSCHMMPYPYLVLYCHSQVSDNILYKVIVEGENGDRVESLAICHVDTSEWDSDHVVFRVLNVEPGESSVCHFYPEDNIVFVSDA from the exons ATGCAAgagggaattttttttaatttgacttCTATTTTCTACTTCCTTCTTGTTCTTGGT TGCCTTCAACAGAAGAACAGCTATGCAAGAATGTTACAGTCAGAAGTTGGTGATAAAGAGATGACTGAAACAAACAAAGATCCTACACTCAATGTTTTCTTCACACCAGATGATCTAAAACTTGGAAAAACAATGCCAATCTTTTTCCCAATCAAAAACTTTTCAGAAATTCCAAAACAACTTCCCAAAGAAATGGCTGAAAAAATCCCTTTCTCATTAGCAAATCTCTCTtatcttcttcaattcttctccATTTCTAAAGATTCTCCACAAGCCAAGGCTATGAAGTATACTCTCACACAGTGTGAACTTGAGCCAATGGAAGGAGAGACCAAGTTCTGTGCTACTTCTTTAGAATCCTTATACTTTTCGACACATGACTTTTTCGGGTTCGATGGGTCAATGAAAGCTGTGGCCACTGTTTATCCAAAGAACTTCAAGACAGAATTGCAAAAGTACACAATCTTGGAAGAACCCATAAAAATTTTGGCTCAAAGGATACTGTCTTGTCATATGATGCCATATCCTTATTTGGTGTTGTATTGTCATAGCCAAGTGAgtgataatattttgtataaggTTATTGTTGAAGGTGAAAATGGAGATAGAGTTGAAAGTTTGGCTATCTGTCATGTTGATACTTCTGAGTGGGATAGTGATCATGTGGTTTTTAGAGTGTTGAATGTTGAGCCTGGTGAATCCTCTGTTTGTCATTTTTACCCTGAggataatattgtttttgtttctgatGCTTGA
- the LOC101213695 gene encoding BURP domain-containing protein BNM2A: MALRLQVTSCSLILLGLLIAMVVQQSSARKLTDGYDKDIEQFVNLKINDQTNTHIKEVDDGHPKMSKNHKYAHAPSHMEHLDPLLYVFFTLSDLKVGKKMPIYFPYSRPSETPKLLPKEEADSIPFSSSQLEYLLTLFSFPKDSPQAKAVEYTLKQCELESIKGETKFCATSLKSMLDFATKMLGGDTQLKVLTTTRLSNSTILLQNYTILEEPRETVSAKMVACHSMPYPYAIFYCHCQESNNRLFEILLGADNGDRVKASAICHMDTSQWDKDHASFKVLKTKPGASHVCHFVSTDSLVWLAA; the protein is encoded by the exons ATGGCTTTGCGTCTTCAAGTTACTTCTTGTTCTCTCATCCTCCTTGGTTTACTCATTGCAATG GTTGTACAACAAAGTTCTGCTAGGAAATTAACAGATGGCTATGATAAAGACATCGAACAGTTTGTGAATCTGAAAATTAATGATCAAACAAACACTCATATAAAGGAAGTTGATGATGGTCACCCGAAGATGAGCAAAAATCATAAGTATGCTCATGCACCATCTCACATGGAGCATTTAGATCctttattatatgttttcttCACCTTGAGTGATTTgaaagttggaaaaaaaatgccTATTTACTTTCCTTACTCAAGGCCATCAGAAACCCCAAAACTTCTGCCTAAAGAAGAAGCGGATTCCATTCCTTTCTCTTCATCACAACTTGAATACCTTTTAACTCTATTCTCCTTTCCAAAAGACTCTCCCCAAGCCAAAGCTGTTGAATATACTCTTAAGCAGTGTGAGCTTGAATCCATCAAAGGAGAGACCAAATTCTGTGCCACTTCTTTAAAATCAATGTTGGATTTTGCTACTAAAATGTTGGGAGGTGATACCCAATTGAAAGTCTTGACCACCACTCGTCTCTCCAACTCCACTATCCTCCTTCAAAACTATACAATTTTGGAGGAACCTAGAGAAACAGTATCTGCAAAAATGGTGGCATGCCACAGCATGCCTTACCCTTATGCTATTTTTTACTGTCATTGCCAAGAAAGCAACAACAGGCTGTTTGAGATTTTGCTAGGGGCTGACAATGGTGACAGAGTGAAAGCAAGTGCCATCTGCCACATGGATACCTCTCAATGGGACAAAGATCATGCCTCGTTTAAAGTTCTGAAAACTAAACCAGGTGCTTCTCATGtttgtcattttgtttctACAGATAGTTTAGTTTGGTTAGCTGCCTAA
- the LOC101213460 gene encoding uncharacterized protein LOC101213460, protein MKLSIAFFFLLSLLLLGDLTHGRSRKEEGEYWKKIMKEEALPEMLKELLIEADDPSSMVEYNNNKQQKEHFLTNFDPHPNAIIYHAHAHAHNSNPTALPNLSP, encoded by the exons ATGAAGCTTTCTAttgctttcttctttcttctttctcttctcttg CTTGGAGATCTAACCCATGGCAGAAGCaggaaagaagaaggagaatATTGGAAAAAGATAATGAAAGAAGAAGCACTTCCTGAAATGCTTAAAGAGCTATTAATAGAAGCTGATGATCCTTCTTCAATGGTGGagtacaataataataagcaACAAAAAGAGCATTTTTTGACCAACTTTGATCCTCATCCAAATGCTATAATTTATCATGCCCATGCCCATGCCCATAACAGTAACCCCACTGCACTTCCAAATTTATCCCCATGA
- the LOC101217306 gene encoding proline-rich receptor-like protein kinase PERK5: MSSSSGSPSPSSDSGSSSPPPAPPTAPPPDSSSSSSPPPPDSSPPPPDSSSSSPPPPDSSSSSPPPDSSSSSPPPPDASSPPPPDASPSSPPPKDPPSSPPPKKGDGDGKSSPSPPSPDSPFSPPPPPPPPPPPPPPPPPPPNDSSRHSPPSPRSINSRSTDSSSDGSAPEAMPIIVGVAVAAGFLLFAMALIFFACTRKKKKQNNSSMYYDDPSGPKGGDPYYNNGRNHNWNNPGEHYVNMAPITGGGGQVGVWPSPPPPPPPPGASSDMSSNFSGPQGPPLPPPHPAVALGFSKSTFTFDELMAATSGFSPANLLGQGGFGYVHKGVLPNGKEIAVKSLKTGSRQGDREFAAEVEIISRVHHRHLVSLVGYCIAGDRKMLVYEFVPNNNLEFHLHGEGRPPLDWSTRVKIALGSAKGLAYLHEDCHPRIIHRDIKTANILIDMSFEAKVADFGLAKLNQDNYTHVSTRVMGTFGYLAPEYASSGKLTEKSDVFSFGVMLLELITGKQPVDATGEMEDSLVDWSRPLCTKATSPEGNFELVDPRLEKNYDIQEMACMVACAAACVRHSARRRPKMSQVVRALEGDVSLEDLNDGVKPGQSSYFGSGTSSEYDASSYSADMRKFRKVALDTHEYASSDYGGTSEYGLNPSSTSSEISRKPSALSSPITGQPSNP, translated from the exons ATGTCTTCCTCTTCCGGTTCTCCTTCCCCTTCTTCTGATTCCGGTTCCTCTTCTCCTCCACCTGCTCCTCCTACTGCTCCGCCTCCtgattcttcttcctcttcttctccgCCTCCTCCTGATTCTTCTCCGCCTCCGCCTGATTCGTCCTCTTCTTCTCCGCCTCCTCCAGATTCatcctcttcttctcctccgccggattcttcttcctcttctcctcctcctcctgaTGCTTCTTCTCCACCTCCGCCAGATGCATCCCCATCGTCACCGCCTCCTAAGGATCCGCCTTCTTCACCACCGCCGAAGAAAGGGGATGGGGATGGGAAATCTTCTCCTTCGCCTCCGTCTCCTGATTCGCCGTTTTCGCCGCCTCCTCCGCCACCGCCACCAccaccgccgccgccgccgccaccTCCTCCGCCGAATGATTCGTCGAGGCATTCTCCTCCTTCTCCGAGATCGATCAACTCAAGATCTACGGACTCGTCGTCCGATGGATCTGCACCGGAGGCGATGCCGATCATTGTAGGAGTGGCGGTGGCGGCtgggtttttgttatttgCTATGGCGTTGATATTCTTCGCCTGCACccgaaagaagaagaagcaaaataATAGTTCCATGTACTACGACGACCCGTCCGGTCCCAAAG GTGGGGATCCGTATTACAACAACGGAAGGAATCATAACTGGAACAATCCCGGCGAACATTACGTGAACATGGCGCCCATCACCGGCGGCGGAGGCCAAGTAGGAGTATGGCCATCGCCCCcgcctcctcctcctccgccGGGAGCCAGCAGTGACATGAGCTCCAATTTCTCAGGGCCACAGGGACCACCGTTGCCGCCGCCGCACCCAGCGGTGGCGCTTGGGTTCAGTAAGAGCACTTTCACCTTCGACGAGCTGATGGCGGCGACGTCAGGATTCTCTCCGGCAAATCTGTTGGGGCAAGGGGGATTCGGGTACGTTCATAAAGGAGTACTGCCAAATGGGAAGGAAATTGCCGTGAAAAGCCTGAAAACGGGAAGCCGGCAAGGAGATCGGGAATTCGCGGCGGAGGTGGAGATCATAAGTCGTGTCCACCACCGGCATTTGGTATCCCTTGTCGGATATTGTATTGCCGGTGACCGGAAGATGTTGGTTTACGAATTTGTTCCTAATAACAACCTCGAATTCCACCTTCACG GCGAGGGGAGGCCACCTTTGGACTGGTCGACTAGGGTGAAGATCGCATTGGGTTCGGCTAAGGGCTTGGCCTATCTCCACGAAGATT GTCATCCTCGCATTATCCATAGAGATATCAAAACTGCCAATATTCTTATAGACATGAGTTTCGAAGCTAAG GTGGCTGATTTTGGATTGGCGAAGCTCAACCAAGACAATTACACTCATGTATCTACACGAGTTATGGGCACATTTGG ATATTTAGCTCCAGAGTATGCATCAAGTGGTAAGCTAACAGAGAAATCAGATGTATTCTCATTTGGTGTAATGCTTCTAGAACTGATTACCGGAAAACAACCAGTGGATGCAACCGGAGAAATGGAAGACAGCTTAGTGGACTGG TCTAGGCCTCTTTGTACAAAAGCAACGAGCCCCGAAGGAAATTTTGAGTTGGTTGATCCAAGGTTGGAGAAGAACTATGATATTCAAGAAATGGCTTGCATGGTGGCTTGCGCCGCTGCTTGCGTTCGACATTCTGCTCGACGTCGTCCTAAAATGAGCCAG GTGGTACGAGCGTTAGAAGGCGATGTGTCATTAGAGGACTTGAACGATGGAGTAAAGCCAGGGCAAAGCTCATACTTCGGGTCCGGCACATCCTCAGAGTACGACGCAAGTTCCTACAGCGCCGACATGAGGAAGTTTCGAAAAGTGGCGTTGGACACCCATGAGTACGCAAGCAGTGATTACGGAGGCACTAGTGAGTACGGCCTAAACCCTTCCTCAACAAGCAGCGAAATCAGTCGAAAACCTAGTGCCCTTTCCTCTCCCATTACTGGACAACCCTCCAATCCCTaa
- the LOC101213217 gene encoding coatomer subunit gamma, whose amino-acid sequence MAQPLVKKDDDYDDEEEYSPFLGIEKGTVLQEARVFNDPQLDTRKCSQVITKLLYLLNQGETFTKVEATEVFFGVTKLFQSRDIELRRMVYLMIKELSPSSDDVIIVTSSLMKDMNSKNDMYRANAIRVLCRITDGTLLTQIERYLKQAIVDKNPVVASAALVSGIHLLQTNPEIVKRWSNEVQEAVQSRAPLVQFHALGLLHQIRQNDRLAINKLVSSLTRGTARSPLAQCLLVRYASQVASESAANSQTGDRPLYDFLDSCLRHKSEMVILEAARAIAELNGVTSREVTPAITVLQLFLNSPKPVLRFAAIRTLNKVAMTHAMAVTNCNIDMESLISDQNRSIATLAITTLLKTGNESSVDRLMKQITNFMSDIADEFKIVVVDAIRSLCLKFPLKYRSLMNFLCNILREEGGFEYKKVIVDSIVILIRDIPEAKENGLLHLCEFIEDCEFTYLSTQILHFLGIEGPKASDPSKYIRYIYNRVHLENATVRACAVSTLAKFAVMVDSLKPRIYVLLRRCLFDSDDEVRDRATLYLKTLGADGSVLENEKDVSEILFGSLDLPLGNLETSLKNYEPSEEPFDLNSVPKEVRSQPLAEKKGSGKKSNGLGAPPITLASSVDAYEKMLRSIEEFAGFGKLFKSSASLELTEAETEYAVNVVKHIFDRHVVFQYNCTNTIPEQLLENVNVIVDASEAEEFSEVVSKPLRSLPYNSPGQTFVAFEKPDGVAAVGKFSNMLKFIVKEIDPSTGEAEDDGVEDEYQLEDVEVVAADYMLKVAVSNFRNAWESMGEDGERVDEYGLGPRGSLAEAVRAVIDLLGMQPCEGTEVVPANLRSHTCLLSGIFIGNVKVLARLSFGLDASREVAMKLVVRSDDEAVSDLIHEIISSG is encoded by the exons ATGGCTCAGCCTCTTGTCAAGAAGGACGACGACTATGACGATGAAG AGGAATATTCTCCGTTTTTGGGGATTGAGAAAGGTACTGTTCTTCAGGAAGCAAGGGTATTCAATGATCCCCAGCTAGACACAAGGAAATGCTCCCAG GTCATAACAAAGCTTTTGTATCTGCTCAACCAAGGTGAAACCTTCACAAAG GTGGAAGCTACAGAAGTGTTCTTTGGTGTGACTAAGCTCTTCCAGTCTAGAGATATTGAATTGAGGAGAATGGTTTATTTAATGATAAAGGAGCTCTCGCCATCTTCTGATGAT gttATTATCGTGACAAGCTCCCTGATGAAGGACATGAACAGCAAGAATGATATGTACCGTGCTAATGCTATACGTGTACTTTGTAGAATTACAGATGGTACCCTACTCACCCAAATTGAGCGGTATCTGAAGCAAGCAATTGTGGACAAAAACCCAGTGGTTGCTAGTGCAGCCTTAGTTAGTGGGATTCATTTACTCCAG ACTAATCCTGAGATTGTGAAGCGATGGAGTAACGAGGTCCAGGAAGCTGTTCAGTCAAGGGCACCACTCGTACAATTCCATGCCTTGGGTTTACTTCATCAG ATTCGTCAGAATGATCGTTTAGCTATTAACAAGTTGGTTAGTAGCTTGACGCGGGGTACTGCTCGCTCTCCACTAGCCCAATGCCTTTTGGTTCGTTATGCCAGTCAG GTTGCTAGTGAGTCAGCTGCTAATAGTCAAACTGGGGATCGACCTTTATATGATTTTCTCGACAGTTGTCTGCGGCACAAATCAGAGATGGTCATCCTTGAGGCTGCCAGAGCTATTGCAGAACTAAATGGTGTGACAAGCAGAGAAGTTACTCCTGCAATTACTGTACTTCAGCTCTTTTTAAACTCTCCCAAGCCAGTATTGAGATTTGCAGCCATTCGTACTCTGAACAAG GTGGCAATGACACATGCAATGGCTGTCACGAACTGTAACATTGATATGGAAAGTTTGATTTCAGACCAGAACAGAAGCATTGCAACTCTTGCAATAACCACACTTCTAAAGACTGGAAATGAGTCAAGTGTGGATCGCCTGATGAAGCagataacaaattttatgtcAGATATTGCtgatgaatttaaaattgtagtTGTGGATGCCATTAGATCCCTGTGTTTGAAGTTTCCATTGAAGTACAGATCTCT GATGAACTTCCTATGCAACATTCTCAGAGAAGAAGGTGGATTTGAGTACAAAAAGGTGATAGTTGATTCAATTGTGATTCTTATTAGAGATATACCtgaagcaaaagaaaatggatTGCTTCATTTGTGTGAGTTCATAGAGGACTGTGAATTCACTTATCTTTCCACACAG ATACTTCACTTTCTGGGGATTGAAGGTCCGAAAGCCTCAGATCCTAGCAAGTATATacgttatatatataatcgtGTACATCTTGAGAATGCAACTGTTCGAGCCTGTGCAGTGAGCACTTTAGCCAAGTTTGCTGTCATGGTTGATTCATTGAAG CCCCGAATATATGTTCTCCTTCGACGATGCCTTTTTGACAGTGATGATGAG GTTCGTGATAGGGCAACCCTTTATCTTAAGACACTTGGAGCAGATGGTTCAGttcttgaaaatgagaaagacGTGTCAGAAATTCTTTTTGGCTCTCTAGACTTGCCACTGGGGAATCTAGAGACcagtttgaaaaattat GAACCTTCTGAAGAACCTTTTGATCTTAATTCTGTACCTAAGGAGGTTAGATCCCAGCCACTTGCTGAGAAAAAAGGCAGTGGTAAAAAATCGAATGGGCTTGGGGCTCCTCCCATTACCCTTGCTTCTTCTGTTGATGCCTATGAAAAGATGCTTCGGTCCATTGAAGAATTTGCTGGCTTTGGGAAGCTTTTCAAG TCATCCGCATCTTTGGAGCTTACAGAGGCAGAAACAGAGTATGCTGTCAACGTTGTCAAGCATATTTTTGATAGACACGTTGTCTTTCAATATAACTGCACGAACACAATTCCTGAGCAGCTACTAGAAAAT GTCAATGTTATTGTGGATGCCTCGGAAGCAGAGGAGTTCTCGGAAGTGGTATCCAAGCCACTCAGATCTCTTCCTTACAATTCACCTGGCCAAACCTTTGTGGCATTTGAGAAACCAGATGGAGTCGCTGCAGttgggaaattttcaaatatgttgaagttcATTGTCAAAGAG ATTGATCCGTCTACTGGCGAGGCAGAGGATGATGGTGTTGAAGATGAATATCAGCTCGAGGACGTTGAGGTGGTCGCAGCAGATTACATGTTGAAAGTAGCAGTGTCTAACTTCAGGAATGCATGGGAAAGCATGGGTGAAGATGGTGAACGAGTAGATGAATATGGATTAGGCCCGAGGGGGAGCTTGGCTGAAGCTGTGCGTGCTGTCATAGACCTTCTAGGCATGCAGCCTTGTGAG